One Devosia lacusdianchii genomic window carries:
- a CDS encoding penicillin-binding protein activator has product MALDRVTRHGMRRAFGAAILLVLTACSPTDFQFGSRTLSFGGDAPMQPGQGQVIPNQPMLPAGPSESFGRGPVKVALLLPLSGDPGLASVGMSLANASKLAVAFIEANPNIAENVTFTLRDTGATVQGATSAASAAVADGAKLILGPLRADQVTAAGAVARAAGLPLIGFSNNPTAASPGVYLLSVLPDAEMKRSLNWVKIQGRRGVAGIFPATEFGQAQETAFRQQAAAAGFAPQAIYTFSDINEAKQIVDQALPMIQKSLIDTLYLPDRSTAPSFGALLSQAGVSADMVQIVGSADWEGDPAIMTASQLSGAIYPTVDGAGMAAIRGDYQARFGGQPHALATIAYTATVLANVNALSMANPPYNAGLLTAATGFNGRDGVFRFLGNGRSEYALAIKKIGQGGAVQIEGAKL; this is encoded by the coding sequence GTGGCCTTGGATCGAGTGACCCGCCATGGCATGCGGCGCGCTTTCGGCGCGGCGATCCTGCTCGTGCTGACGGCCTGCTCGCCCACCGATTTCCAGTTTGGCTCGCGCACATTGAGCTTCGGCGGCGACGCGCCGATGCAGCCGGGGCAGGGGCAAGTGATCCCCAACCAGCCCATGCTGCCGGCCGGCCCGAGCGAGAGTTTCGGCCGCGGCCCGGTCAAGGTGGCGCTGCTGCTGCCATTGAGCGGTGACCCAGGACTGGCCTCGGTCGGTATGTCGCTGGCCAATGCTTCGAAGCTGGCAGTAGCCTTCATCGAGGCCAATCCCAACATCGCCGAGAATGTCACCTTCACCCTGCGCGACACCGGCGCAACGGTGCAGGGCGCGACCAGTGCGGCAAGCGCCGCCGTCGCCGATGGCGCCAAGCTGATCCTCGGACCCTTGCGCGCCGATCAGGTGACTGCCGCCGGAGCGGTGGCGCGCGCCGCCGGCCTGCCGCTGATCGGATTTTCCAACAATCCAACGGCAGCCAGCCCCGGTGTTTATCTGCTCAGCGTCCTGCCTGATGCTGAGATGAAACGTTCGCTCAACTGGGTCAAGATCCAAGGCCGGCGCGGTGTTGCCGGGATTTTCCCCGCAACCGAGTTCGGCCAGGCGCAGGAAACGGCCTTCCGTCAGCAGGCGGCCGCCGCCGGGTTCGCGCCCCAGGCCATCTACACCTTCTCTGATATCAACGAGGCCAAGCAGATCGTCGATCAGGCGCTGCCAATGATTCAGAAGAGCCTGATCGATACACTCTACCTGCCCGATCGCTCGACCGCGCCGAGTTTCGGCGCGTTGCTCAGCCAGGCGGGCGTGAGCGCAGATATGGTACAGATCGTGGGCTCGGCCGATTGGGAAGGCGACCCGGCGATCATGACCGCCAGCCAATTGAGCGGCGCCATTTACCCAACCGTCGATGGTGCCGGCATGGCGGCGATCCGTGGCGACTACCAGGCACGCTTCGGGGGCCAGCCGCATGCGCTGGCCACCATTGCCTACACGGCGACGGTGCTTGCCAATGTGAATGCCCTGTCCATGGCCAACCCGCCCTACAATGCGGGGCTGCTGACGGCAGCAACGGGGTTCAACGGGCGCGATGGCGTGTTCCGGTTCCTCGGCAATGGCCGCAGCGAATACGCGCTGGCGATCAAGAAGATCGGGCAGGGTGGGGCGGTGCAGATCGAGGGTGCGAAGCTCTAG
- a CDS encoding MBL fold metallo-hydrolase, translated as MTTWICKTCAAHFPDSVSPPAHCPICEDERQYLGPNGQEWVARDAIETTHANDWRELEPGLAGVGVTPGLGIGQRALLIQATEGNVLWDCVPMLDDATAERIKALGGLKAICFSHPHFYTGMAEWSAKLGNVPILLPEADLAHVMCQTDNIVPWSGDHHEVLPGVTIHRLAGHFEGSSVLEWSHGANGKGALMVGDTIQVAPAAGWVSFMRSYPNMIPLPAREVRRIADRAATLRFDRIYGGWWDRVILADAKAAVARSADRYIKALD; from the coding sequence ATGACCACCTGGATCTGCAAGACCTGCGCCGCGCATTTTCCTGACAGCGTCAGCCCGCCCGCCCATTGCCCGATCTGCGAGGACGAGCGGCAGTATCTGGGACCGAACGGACAGGAATGGGTCGCGCGCGACGCGATCGAGACCACCCACGCCAACGATTGGCGGGAACTCGAACCGGGCCTTGCCGGTGTTGGCGTGACTCCCGGTCTTGGCATTGGCCAGCGCGCACTGCTGATCCAGGCAACCGAGGGCAATGTGCTCTGGGACTGCGTGCCGATGCTGGACGATGCGACGGCCGAGCGGATCAAGGCGCTCGGCGGTCTCAAGGCGATCTGTTTCTCGCATCCGCATTTCTACACGGGGATGGCCGAGTGGAGCGCCAAGCTGGGCAATGTGCCGATCCTGCTGCCCGAGGCCGATCTGGCGCATGTGATGTGCCAGACGGACAACATCGTCCCATGGAGCGGCGATCATCACGAAGTGCTGCCCGGCGTCACCATCCATCGCCTGGCCGGGCATTTCGAGGGCAGCAGCGTGCTCGAATGGTCTCATGGTGCCAACGGCAAGGGCGCATTGATGGTCGGCGATACTATCCAGGTGGCACCCGCGGCCGGTTGGGTCAGCTTCATGCGCTCCTATCCCAACATGATCCCGCTGCCGGCGCGCGAAGTCCGCCGCATCGCCGACCGGGCGGCGACGCTCCGCTTCGACCGCATCTATGGCGGCTGGTGGGACCGGGTCATCCTCGCGGACGCCAAGGCTGCGGTAGCACGATCCGCCGATCGCTACATCAAGGCGCTGGACTGA
- the rsmI gene encoding 16S rRNA (cytidine(1402)-2'-O)-methyltransferase produces the protein MDDKHYFIAGTVFPAPPLAPGLYVVATPIGNLRDITIRALETLAAADAILCEDTRMSARLLDHYGIKGRRVALHEHNERAKAEDIVNRIAAGQALALISDAGTPLLSDPGFPLIRALAEANLPVFAIPGPSALLSALVVAGLPTDAFAFHGFLPPKAGARANAIVALRDSRETLVFYESPRRLDDTLAAMAEHLGERQAAVALELTKRFERVHRGTLAELAAEFAASETKGEAVIVVAGAAEASAPDAADWQAALLVAMADQPLRAAVDAITGQYGLKRKEVYDAALALKVEK, from the coding sequence GTGGACGACAAGCACTATTTCATCGCCGGAACCGTATTTCCCGCGCCCCCGCTGGCGCCGGGACTTTATGTGGTGGCGACGCCGATCGGCAATCTGCGCGACATCACCATTCGGGCGCTGGAGACACTGGCCGCCGCCGACGCGATCCTCTGCGAAGATACCCGCATGTCGGCGCGGCTGCTCGATCATTACGGCATCAAGGGGCGCCGTGTGGCGCTGCACGAGCACAATGAGCGCGCCAAGGCCGAGGATATCGTCAACCGCATTGCCGCCGGGCAGGCACTGGCACTGATTTCGGATGCGGGCACGCCGCTGCTCTCCGATCCCGGCTTTCCACTGATCAGGGCACTGGCCGAGGCCAACCTGCCGGTCTTTGCTATCCCCGGCCCCTCGGCTTTGCTCTCGGCTTTGGTCGTCGCTGGCCTGCCCACCGATGCCTTCGCTTTTCACGGCTTCCTGCCGCCAAAGGCCGGCGCCCGCGCCAATGCGATTGTGGCGCTGAGGGATTCACGTGAAACTTTGGTGTTTTACGAAAGCCCGCGCCGCCTTGACGACACGCTGGCGGCCATGGCGGAACATCTGGGCGAACGGCAGGCTGCCGTGGCGCTGGAGCTGACCAAGCGCTTCGAGCGCGTGCATCGCGGCACACTGGCCGAACTGGCCGCCGAATTTGCCGCTAGCGAAACCAAGGGCGAAGCGGTGATCGTCGTTGCCGGGGCCGCCGAGGCCAGTGCACCCGATGCCGCCGACTGGCAGGCCGCGCTGCTGGTCGCCATGGCAGATCAGCCCTTGCGTGCCGCCGTCGACGCTATCACGGGGCAATATGGGCTCAAGCGCAAGGAAGTCTACGATGCCGCCCTCGCCCTCAAAGTCGAAAAGTAG
- a CDS encoding YraN family protein, with amino-acid sequence MPPSPSKSKSSARIAAQLGGHRGEALAALFLRLKLYRVVERRYKTPVGEIDLIVERFGVTVFVEVKARSKAASEGETLEAVNQQRIVRAAQYWLARNPAKAETPLRFDVVFLTPGRWPRHLRNAFGSEGF; translated from the coding sequence ATGCCGCCCTCGCCCTCAAAGTCGAAAAGTAGCGCCCGCATCGCGGCACAACTCGGTGGGCACCGCGGCGAGGCGCTGGCGGCGCTGTTCCTGCGGCTCAAGCTCTACCGGGTGGTGGAGCGTCGCTACAAAACCCCGGTCGGCGAGATCGACCTCATCGTCGAACGCTTCGGGGTCACGGTATTCGTCGAGGTCAAGGCGCGCAGCAAGGCGGCCAGCGAAGGCGAAACGCTGGAGGCCGTGAACCAGCAACGCATCGTCCGCGCGGCGCAATACTGGCTGGCGCGCAATCCAGCCAAAGCGGAAACGCCGCTGCGGTTCGATGTGGTGTTCCTGACGCCAGGCCGCTGGCCGCGGCATTTGCGGAACGCGTTTGGGAGTGAGGGTTTCTAG
- a CDS encoding endonuclease/exonuclease/phosphatase family protein, protein MKIAAFNVENLFDRPKAFNLEDHAKGAEITDAVAEINVLINKEEYSAADKARMLALIKLLKLTSPNPPFVIFRKIRGAFWKQPKSGPLEIVAHGRADWVGWVELKTEPNNAVAVMNTGRVIKEVGADILAVIEAEDRVALKQFSEQVLLKLGGAPYDEIMLVDGNDDRGIDVGLMVTNGYSVGLMRSHIADMLPNGERVYSRDCPEYQVITPNGESIWILPNHFKSKFGGNDQNSVDKRAAQALRTAEIYERLRAEHHDKIVVLGDLNDTPDSAPLQRLLDQTDLREITDHPNFSPGQFEGTGTYGLGNKTNKIDYLLLSPALFDRVKAAGLFRKGAWPGSRPKRWDVFPELEKEIHAASDHHLIWVEISE, encoded by the coding sequence ATGAAAATCGCGGCATTCAACGTGGAGAATCTGTTCGACCGGCCCAAGGCCTTCAATCTCGAAGACCATGCCAAGGGCGCCGAGATCACCGATGCGGTGGCCGAAATCAACGTGCTGATCAACAAGGAAGAGTATTCCGCCGCCGACAAGGCGCGCATGCTCGCCTTGATCAAACTGCTCAAGCTGACCTCGCCCAATCCGCCTTTCGTCATCTTCCGCAAGATCAGGGGCGCGTTCTGGAAGCAGCCCAAGAGCGGGCCGCTCGAGATCGTCGCCCATGGCCGCGCCGACTGGGTCGGCTGGGTCGAGCTCAAGACCGAGCCGAACAATGCGGTGGCCGTCATGAATACCGGCCGCGTCATCAAGGAAGTCGGGGCCGATATCCTGGCAGTGATCGAGGCGGAAGATCGCGTGGCGCTCAAGCAATTCTCCGAGCAGGTGCTGCTCAAGCTTGGCGGCGCGCCCTATGACGAGATCATGCTTGTTGATGGCAATGACGATCGCGGCATCGATGTCGGGCTGATGGTCACCAATGGCTATTCGGTGGGGCTGATGCGCAGCCATATCGCCGACATGCTGCCCAATGGCGAACGGGTCTATTCGCGCGATTGCCCGGAATACCAGGTGATCACGCCGAACGGAGAAAGCATCTGGATCCTGCCCAACCACTTCAAGTCGAAATTCGGCGGCAATGACCAGAACTCGGTCGACAAGCGCGCGGCGCAGGCTTTGCGCACCGCCGAGATCTATGAACGCCTGCGCGCCGAACATCACGACAAGATCGTGGTGCTGGGCGACCTCAACGACACACCGGACTCAGCACCCCTGCAGCGGCTGCTTGATCAGACCGACCTCAGGGAGATCACCGACCATCCGAACTTTTCGCCCGGACAGTTCGAGGGCACCGGCACCTATGGCCTGGGCAACAAGACCAACAAGATCGATTACCTGCTGCTGTCGCCGGCTTTGTTCGACCGGGTCAAGGCGGCCGGCCTGTTCCGCAAGGGCGCCTGGCCGGGTTCGCGGCCCAAACGCTGGGATGTGTTTCCGGAGCTCGAAAAGGAAATTCACGCCGCCAGCGATCATCACCTGATCTGGGTGGAGATATCGGAGTAA